The following are from one region of the Angustibacter sp. Root456 genome:
- a CDS encoding GntR family transcriptional regulator: MGRDNASAYEGIRELIRSGAFQGGQPLREASLAERLGVSRTPVREALRRLAAEGIVELRPNRGARLVEINPADVDEIFTLRALLEPHAAWRAAAHVSAQALARLGELVELMDSAVAAGESALDELAEYNQEFHRTIVAEAHSHLLADALAVVVREPLVHRTFHSYSQEQQRRSQAHHRELVAALAAGNCDWASAVMRSHIEAARSVFT; the protein is encoded by the coding sequence GTGGGGCGAGACAACGCCAGTGCCTACGAAGGCATCAGGGAGCTGATTCGCAGCGGCGCCTTCCAGGGTGGCCAGCCGCTGCGGGAGGCTTCGCTCGCCGAGCGTCTGGGGGTGTCGCGCACACCCGTCCGCGAGGCGCTGAGGCGGCTGGCTGCCGAGGGCATCGTCGAGCTGCGACCGAACCGCGGCGCGCGGCTGGTCGAGATCAACCCGGCCGACGTCGACGAGATCTTCACGCTGCGCGCCCTGCTTGAGCCGCACGCGGCGTGGCGGGCGGCGGCGCACGTGAGTGCGCAGGCGCTGGCCCGGCTGGGTGAGCTGGTCGAGCTCATGGACAGCGCGGTCGCCGCGGGGGAGTCAGCGCTCGACGAGCTGGCGGAGTACAACCAGGAGTTCCACCGCACGATCGTCGCCGAGGCGCACTCCCACCTGCTCGCCGACGCGCTCGCGGTGGTGGTGCGCGAACCGCTGGTGCACCGCACGTTCCACTCCTACAGCCAGGAGCAGCAGCGGCGCTCGCAGGCGCACCATCGCGAGCTGGTGGCGGCCCTGGCCGCCGGTAACTGCGACTGGGCGTCGGCCGTGATGCGCTCGCACATCGAGGCGGCCCGCAGCGTCTTCACCTGA
- a CDS encoding ABC transporter ATP-binding protein, translating into MTDGLAAQDVHVAFGGIRALAGVDVAFPPGRISALIGPNGAGKSTLVNVLTGFQAPTSGTVRLGGRDITRTSAHRRVRLGLLRSFQSPRVVPALSVLENVLLAEPERPSTSAAAAVLRRRRTRRDEDDAVARAHAALASFGLLRVAHHRGGEISGGQQRLVELARLSLVPSAFMILDEPTAGVAPAMRQVMVDHLRSLHASSGAALVIVEHDMAVVEAVAEEVFVMADGALLTHGSMADVRADARVVEAYLGATEVA; encoded by the coding sequence ATGACCGACGGTCTGGCCGCCCAGGACGTGCACGTCGCCTTCGGCGGCATCCGCGCCCTCGCCGGTGTCGACGTCGCGTTCCCGCCCGGGCGCATCAGCGCCCTCATCGGGCCCAACGGCGCGGGCAAGTCGACCCTCGTCAACGTCCTCACCGGATTCCAGGCGCCGACCAGCGGCACGGTGCGGCTGGGTGGGCGCGACATCACCCGCACCAGCGCCCACCGCCGCGTCCGGCTGGGTCTGCTGCGCAGCTTCCAGTCACCCCGCGTGGTCCCCGCGCTGAGCGTGCTGGAGAACGTCCTGCTGGCCGAGCCCGAGCGCCCCAGCACTAGCGCGGCCGCCGCCGTGCTGCGGCGCCGGCGCACCCGGCGTGACGAGGACGACGCCGTGGCCCGCGCGCACGCGGCACTGGCGTCATTCGGTCTGCTGCGGGTCGCGCACCACCGGGGCGGCGAGATCTCCGGCGGTCAGCAGCGCCTGGTCGAGCTCGCCCGGCTCTCGCTCGTCCCGTCCGCGTTCATGATCCTCGACGAGCCCACGGCCGGCGTAGCCCCCGCGATGCGTCAGGTGATGGTCGACCACCTGCGCTCGCTGCACGCCTCGAGCGGCGCGGCGCTCGTCATCGTCGAGCACGACATGGCCGTGGTCGAGGCGGTGGCCGAGGAGGTCTTCGTCATGGCGGACGGCGCCCTGCTCACCCACGGCTCCATGGCCGACGTCCGGGCCGACGCGCGTGTGGTCGAGGCGTACCTCGGTGCGACGGAGGTGGCGTGA
- a CDS encoding DNA-directed RNA polymerase subunit alpha has protein sequence MLIAQRPQLTEEKVDDARSRFVIEPLEPGFGYTLGNSLRRTLLSSIPGAAVTSIRIDGVLHEFSTIPGVKEDVTEIILNIKSLVVSSEHDEPVVMYLRKQGPGAVTAADIAPPAGVEIHNADLHIATLNAKGKLEMELTVERGRGYVSAQQNKSGDAEIGRIPVDSIYSPVLKVTYKVEATRVEQRTDFDRLVVDVETKNSIAPRDAMASAGKTLVELFGLARELNVEAEGIDMGPSPTDAALAADLALPIEELDLTVRSYNCLKREGIHTVGELVGRSEADLLDIRNFGAKSIDEVKAKLVGMGLQLKDSPPGFDPAAAVEAYGADDDAAFAEDEQY, from the coding sequence GTGCTCATCGCACAGCGCCCCCAGCTCACCGAGGAGAAGGTCGACGACGCGCGCTCGCGGTTCGTCATCGAGCCTCTGGAGCCCGGCTTCGGCTACACCCTCGGCAACTCCCTTCGCCGCACGCTGCTGTCGTCCATCCCGGGCGCGGCGGTCACCAGCATCCGCATCGACGGCGTGCTGCACGAGTTCTCGACGATCCCCGGTGTCAAGGAGGACGTCACCGAGATCATCCTGAACATCAAGTCGCTCGTCGTCTCCAGCGAGCACGACGAGCCGGTCGTGATGTACCTGCGCAAGCAGGGGCCGGGCGCCGTCACGGCGGCCGACATCGCCCCGCCGGCGGGCGTCGAGATCCACAACGCGGACCTGCACATCGCCACGCTGAACGCCAAGGGCAAGCTCGAGATGGAGCTCACCGTCGAGCGCGGCCGTGGCTACGTCTCGGCGCAGCAGAACAAGTCCGGGGACGCCGAGATCGGCCGCATCCCGGTCGACTCCATCTACTCTCCGGTGCTCAAGGTGACCTACAAGGTCGAGGCCACCCGCGTCGAGCAGCGCACCGACTTCGACCGCCTCGTGGTCGACGTCGAGACCAAGAACAGCATCGCGCCGCGCGACGCCATGGCGTCCGCGGGCAAGACGCTGGTCGAGCTGTTCGGCCTGGCCCGCGAGCTGAACGTCGAGGCCGAGGGCATCGACATGGGCCCGTCGCCCACCGACGCCGCCCTGGCCGCCGACCTCGCGCTGCCGATCGAGGAGCTCGACCTCACGGTGCGGTCCTACAACTGCCTCAAGCGCGAGGGCATCCACACCGTGGGTGAGCTCGTGGGGCGCAGCGAGGCCGACCTGCTCGACATCCGCAACTTCGGCGCCAAGTCGATCGACGAGGTCAAGGCCAAGCTCGTCGGCATGGGGCTGCAGCTCAAGGACAGCCCGCCCGGCTTCGACCCGGCCGCTGCCGTCGAGGCGTACGGCGCCGACGACGACGCCGCGTTCGCCGAGGACGAGCAGTACTGA
- the rplQ gene encoding 50S ribosomal protein L17, which yields MPTPTKGPRLGGGPAHERLILANLAQALFEHDRITTTQAKAKRLRPLAERLVTFAKRGDLHARRRVLAVISDKSVVHRLFTEIAPDVAERQGGYTRITKIAPRKGDNAPMAVIELVRESLSPKQATVAEAEGATKRAAKKSTAKKAAATKAEPAAEAPAAEADAPYGEGSAAPLADGSAPEGFTIKGNEDSKKYHTPESPWYDQTEAEVWFATQEAAEAAGFEAPGTMPDAEEAAAEESAEGDKA from the coding sequence ATGCCCACGCCCACGAAGGGCCCGCGCCTCGGCGGCGGCCCGGCGCACGAGCGGCTCATCCTGGCCAACCTGGCCCAGGCGCTCTTCGAGCACGACCGCATCACGACGACCCAGGCCAAGGCCAAGCGGCTGCGTCCGCTCGCCGAGCGCCTGGTGACGTTCGCCAAGCGCGGTGACCTGCACGCCCGACGTCGTGTGCTCGCGGTGATCAGCGACAAGAGCGTCGTGCACCGCCTGTTCACCGAGATCGCCCCCGACGTGGCCGAGCGCCAGGGTGGCTACACGCGGATCACCAAGATCGCTCCGCGCAAGGGCGACAACGCCCCCATGGCCGTGATCGAGCTGGTGCGTGAGTCGCTGTCGCCGAAGCAGGCCACGGTTGCCGAGGCGGAGGGCGCCACCAAGCGCGCCGCCAAGAAGTCGACCGCCAAGAAGGCCGCCGCCACGAAGGCCGAGCCTGCGGCTGAGGCGCCGGCCGCCGAGGCGGACGCTCCGTACGGCGAGGGTTCGGCGGCCCCGCTGGCCGACGGCTCGGCGCCCGAGGGCTTCACCATCAAGGGCAACGAGGACTCGAAGAAGTACCACACCCCCGAGTCGCCCTGGTACGACCAGACTGAGGCTGAGGTCTGGTTCGCCACGCAGGAGGCCGCCGAGGCGGCCGGCTTCGAGGCTCCGGGCACCATGCCTGACGCCGAGGAGGCTGCTGCTGAGGAGTCCGCTGAGGGCGACAAGGCCTGA
- the truA gene encoding tRNA pseudouridine(38-40) synthase TruA: protein MRLRLDLAYDGTAFSGWAAQPGRRTVESELSRALTTVLRAPEPVRLTVAGRTDAGVHARGQVAHADVHPAAWWALPGRSDRAPELAALTRLAGVLPSDVVVHAVRLAPSGFDARFAATSRRYLYRLCDRRTELDPLRRFDTVLTKTPLDVAAMDAAAQELLGLRDFAAFCKRREGATTVRTLLEYSWRRLDDGVLAATVVADAFCHSMVRALVGAVVPVGEGRRPVGWAAEVLAAGVRDPAVAVMPPHGLSLEEVTYPPDADLATRVLEARSRRSL from the coding sequence CTGCGGCTGCGGCTCGACCTGGCCTACGACGGGACGGCGTTCTCCGGCTGGGCCGCCCAGCCCGGCCGCCGCACGGTCGAGAGCGAGCTGTCGCGAGCGCTGACCACGGTGCTGCGCGCGCCGGAGCCGGTGCGGCTCACCGTCGCCGGACGCACGGACGCCGGGGTGCACGCGCGGGGCCAGGTGGCCCATGCCGACGTCCACCCGGCGGCGTGGTGGGCGCTCCCCGGGCGTTCCGACCGCGCGCCCGAGCTGGCCGCCCTCACCCGTCTGGCCGGCGTGCTGCCGTCCGACGTCGTCGTGCACGCGGTGCGCCTCGCCCCGTCCGGCTTCGACGCCCGCTTCGCGGCCACCTCGCGCCGCTACCTGTACCGCCTGTGCGACCGGCGGACCGAGCTCGACCCCCTGCGTCGCTTCGACACGGTGCTCACCAAGACGCCGCTGGACGTCGCCGCCATGGATGCGGCCGCCCAGGAGCTGCTGGGCCTGCGCGACTTCGCAGCGTTCTGCAAGCGCCGCGAGGGCGCCACGACGGTCCGCACGTTGCTCGAGTACTCCTGGCGTCGGCTGGACGACGGCGTGCTCGCGGCGACGGTGGTGGCGGACGCCTTCTGCCACTCGATGGTGCGTGCGCTCGTGGGTGCCGTGGTGCCGGTGGGCGAGGGACGCCGTCCGGTGGGCTGGGCCGCCGAGGTGCTGGCCGCGGGCGTCCGCGACCCCGCCGTCGCGGTCATGCCGCCGCACGGCCTGTCGCTGGAGGAGGTCACCTACCCGCCGGACGCCGACCTTGCGACCAGGGTGCTCGAGGCGAGATCTCGGCGAAGCCTCTAG
- a CDS encoding ABC transporter substrate-binding protein, translating into MRMTSSMKVATLVAALLPVAACGGGGSAADGGDASKDTVTVGSLLPYSGEASFLGQNVGGKGATLAVAVANDNGGVLGHKVELVTQDTQRRAGPAVSGLRALQAQHVTVGIGPTSATIPAVLPLLKKSDVPWVPIGSTSVLDTGLESTHVWRTFASDTQQLPAMLLAGAKSGGKIGLVFENNASGQQQMATAKKYAAAVPGVQIVKELLLAPGQASYRSEASDFLGADVDAVLWQLTDATAAGFFKSGDQTGKLAGKSFIGTDAALADSQVKILKPYLGKASFTAVTPAESGPGRAKFAELYQKQFSSEPVVLADAGYDATTLLLLAVTKAGSTDPDAIAKALPAVAKAPGTACTWFGECAQLLKDGKDIDFQGAMNTLSFNDSHNVVSDFALVKIAPDGTTSGEADTAFSVEDLNAVLEKVGK; encoded by the coding sequence ATGCGCATGACCTCGTCGATGAAGGTCGCCACGCTCGTCGCGGCCCTGCTGCCCGTCGCGGCGTGCGGCGGTGGTGGATCCGCGGCCGACGGCGGCGACGCGAGCAAGGACACGGTGACCGTCGGGTCGCTGCTGCCGTATTCCGGTGAGGCGTCGTTCCTCGGCCAGAACGTCGGAGGCAAGGGCGCGACGCTCGCGGTCGCGGTGGCCAACGACAACGGCGGCGTCCTCGGGCACAAGGTCGAGCTCGTCACCCAGGACACCCAGCGGCGCGCCGGCCCGGCGGTCTCGGGTCTGCGCGCGCTGCAGGCCCAGCACGTCACGGTAGGGATCGGCCCGACGTCGGCCACCATCCCGGCCGTGCTGCCCCTGCTGAAGAAGAGCGACGTGCCGTGGGTGCCGATCGGGTCGACGTCCGTGCTGGACACCGGCCTGGAGTCGACCCACGTGTGGCGCACCTTCGCCTCTGACACCCAGCAGCTGCCCGCCATGCTGCTGGCCGGCGCCAAGAGCGGCGGCAAGATCGGGCTGGTCTTCGAGAACAACGCCTCGGGCCAGCAGCAGATGGCCACCGCGAAGAAGTACGCCGCAGCGGTGCCGGGCGTGCAGATCGTCAAGGAGCTGCTGCTCGCGCCGGGTCAGGCCAGCTATCGCTCGGAGGCCTCGGACTTCCTCGGCGCCGACGTCGACGCCGTGCTGTGGCAGCTCACCGACGCCACCGCCGCCGGCTTCTTCAAGTCCGGCGACCAGACGGGCAAGCTCGCTGGCAAGAGCTTCATCGGCACCGACGCCGCGCTCGCCGACAGCCAGGTGAAGATCTTGAAGCCGTACCTCGGCAAGGCGAGCTTCACGGCCGTGACGCCGGCGGAGTCCGGCCCCGGCCGCGCCAAGTTCGCCGAGCTCTACCAGAAGCAGTTCAGCTCCGAGCCGGTCGTGCTGGCCGACGCCGGATACGACGCCACGACGTTGCTGCTGCTCGCCGTGACGAAGGCTGGTAGCACGGACCCGGACGCCATCGCCAAGGCGCTGCCGGCCGTGGCCAAGGCCCCGGGCACCGCGTGCACGTGGTTCGGCGAGTGCGCGCAGCTGCTGAAGGACGGCAAGGACATCGACTTCCAGGGTGCGATGAACACGTTGTCCTTCAACGACTCCCACAACGTCGTCTCCGACTTCGCGCTGGTGAAGATCGCCCCCGACGGGACGACGAGCGGCGAGGCGGACACCGCCTTCAGCGTCGAGGACCTCAACGCGGTCCTGGAGAAGGTCGGCAAGTGA
- a CDS encoding CaiB/BaiF CoA-transferase family protein, protein MQDHHSHAGEPSGGPLSGIRVIELGQLLAGPFCGQLLGDFGADVIKIEDPRTGDPMRQWGREKPHGKSLWWSVVGRNKRSVGLDLRRPEGQEVLRTLAAEADVVIENFRPGTLERWGLDYETLSAQNPGLVLVRVTGYGQSGPYATRAGYGSIGEAMGGLRYVVGDPSAPPSRVGISIGDTLAATFAALGAISALYERSRTGRGQVVDSAIFEAVLAVMESLVPEYQIGGYVRERTGPTLPDVAPSNVYPTADGLMALVAANQDTVFARLAKAMGRPELAVDPDFATHTGRGMRQVELDELIAQWTSGLTWEQLEEICTEHAVPAGLMYRAPEMLQDPHFQARETIVRLAHPDFGEVAMQNVFPRFSRTPGAVRWPGPALGAHTDEVLAAAGLDGEQIAALRRSGVAG, encoded by the coding sequence ATGCAAGATCACCACAGTCATGCGGGTGAGCCGTCCGGCGGCCCTCTCAGCGGCATCCGGGTCATCGAGCTCGGGCAGCTGCTCGCGGGCCCGTTCTGCGGCCAGCTGCTCGGGGACTTCGGCGCTGACGTCATCAAGATCGAGGACCCGCGCACGGGCGACCCGATGCGGCAGTGGGGTCGGGAGAAGCCCCACGGCAAGTCGCTGTGGTGGTCGGTCGTCGGGCGCAACAAGCGCTCGGTAGGGCTCGACCTGCGCCGCCCCGAGGGGCAGGAGGTGCTCCGCACCCTCGCGGCGGAGGCCGACGTGGTGATCGAGAACTTCCGGCCCGGGACGCTCGAGCGCTGGGGACTGGACTACGAGACGCTCTCAGCGCAGAACCCCGGCCTGGTGCTCGTGCGCGTCACCGGCTACGGCCAGAGCGGCCCCTACGCCACGCGGGCCGGCTACGGCAGCATCGGTGAGGCGATGGGCGGCCTGCGGTACGTCGTCGGCGACCCGTCCGCACCGCCGAGCCGGGTCGGCATCTCGATCGGGGACACCCTCGCCGCCACCTTCGCGGCCCTGGGCGCGATCTCGGCGCTGTACGAGCGCTCGCGGACCGGCCGAGGCCAGGTCGTCGACTCGGCGATCTTCGAGGCAGTGCTCGCGGTGATGGAGTCGCTGGTGCCCGAGTACCAGATCGGCGGCTACGTCCGCGAGCGCACCGGCCCGACCCTGCCGGACGTCGCACCGTCCAACGTCTACCCGACGGCCGACGGCCTCATGGCGCTCGTCGCCGCCAACCAGGACACCGTCTTCGCCCGGTTGGCCAAGGCCATGGGCCGTCCGGAGCTGGCGGTCGACCCCGACTTCGCCACCCACACCGGACGCGGCATGCGCCAGGTCGAGCTCGACGAGCTCATCGCGCAGTGGACGAGCGGCCTGACGTGGGAGCAGCTCGAGGAGATCTGCACCGAGCACGCCGTACCGGCCGGCCTGATGTACCGGGCGCCGGAGATGCTCCAGGACCCGCACTTCCAAGCCCGCGAGACCATCGTCCGCCTGGCGCACCCCGACTTCGGCGAGGTCGCGATGCAGAACGTGTTCCCGCGGTTCTCCCGCACGCCGGGGGCGGTGCGCTGGCCCGGGCCCGCCCTGGGCGCGCACACCGACGAGGTGCTGGCGGCTGCGGGCCTGGACGGCGAGCAGATCGCAGCCCTGCGCCGCTCGGGGGTCGCGGGATGA
- a CDS encoding branched-chain amino acid ABC transporter permease yields MLDVLLFGLITGAVVALGSLGLSMIFSQFRFLNFAYGELLTLGAYLYLAVGGRRLGWLAILLSALAVGLAGLALHVLVFKPLVTRGPITMTVASMGVGFALQNVFASVWGTQVMEVSIPTIPASFGPFGRLQVTTVVAVVVLASVVAALLFGTRTGRQLRAAADNRTLAAVTGVDLRVVGLLTWGLGAALAGIAGVLLAADGQLTPTMGYLTLFPIIAAVLITGGRNPFAAALGGFAIGLASELAARYVGSAYKPAMAIAVLAVALYLSATLSRKVRV; encoded by the coding sequence ATGCTCGACGTCCTGCTGTTCGGGCTCATCACCGGGGCGGTGGTCGCGCTGGGCAGCCTCGGGCTGTCGATGATCTTCAGCCAGTTCCGCTTCCTCAACTTCGCGTACGGCGAGCTGCTGACGCTCGGCGCCTACCTGTACCTCGCCGTCGGGGGCCGACGCCTCGGGTGGCTGGCGATCCTGCTGTCGGCGCTCGCGGTCGGCCTGGCAGGTCTCGCCCTGCACGTGCTCGTCTTCAAGCCGCTCGTCACGCGTGGGCCGATCACCATGACGGTCGCCTCCATGGGCGTCGGGTTCGCGTTGCAGAACGTGTTCGCGTCGGTGTGGGGCACCCAGGTCATGGAGGTGTCGATCCCCACCATCCCGGCGTCCTTCGGCCCGTTCGGGCGCCTGCAGGTCACCACGGTGGTGGCCGTCGTCGTGCTGGCCAGCGTCGTCGCGGCCCTGCTCTTCGGTACCCGGACCGGCCGGCAGCTGCGGGCAGCCGCGGACAACCGCACCCTGGCCGCCGTCACGGGCGTCGACCTCAGGGTCGTCGGTCTGCTGACCTGGGGGCTGGGCGCCGCACTCGCGGGGATCGCTGGCGTCCTGCTCGCCGCCGACGGCCAGCTCACGCCCACCATGGGCTACCTGACGCTGTTCCCCATCATCGCCGCGGTGCTCATCACGGGCGGCCGCAACCCGTTCGCGGCGGCGCTCGGTGGGTTCGCGATCGGGCTCGCCAGTGAGCTCGCCGCCCGGTACGTCGGCAGCGCGTACAAGCCGGCCATGGCCATCGCCGTGCTGGCCGTCGCCCTGTACCTGTCCGCCACCCTCAGCAGGAAGGTGCGTGTGTAG
- a CDS encoding pyruvate carboxyltransferase yields MSRVLDLPDSVRLVEVGLRDGLQVITRPVPTSAKVRLVERLLDAGVRHVEAVSFAHPRLLPQLADAEQVMAGVPRDRGAVYRGLVPNRRGAERAAPCGLDEIVALACTDEAVTWINQRSTVADVLAGLRPIGEVARAGGARFVVGIAMAFFAPGTGRVPAEVRRRCVDAAVDAGASGVYLASSAGMDDPRDVADGVAEVRQRHPDVEVGVHLHARNGMALANALAAAQAGVTWIEGAFGGLGGDLWAPGDPAVLGNAPLEDLVHLMDGLGVTTGIDLTRYLEVVAEAMELTGATARSAVVAGGTRDELAAHRWPEHLLADGPAPSAVTHHHPMATVQVPAAGPTKEDTPCA; encoded by the coding sequence ATGAGCCGCGTCCTGGACCTGCCGGACTCCGTGCGGCTGGTCGAGGTCGGGCTCCGGGACGGCCTGCAGGTCATCACGCGGCCGGTGCCGACGTCCGCCAAGGTGCGGCTGGTCGAGCGGCTGCTCGACGCGGGGGTTCGGCACGTCGAGGCGGTGTCGTTCGCGCACCCGCGCCTGCTGCCGCAGCTGGCGGACGCCGAGCAGGTGATGGCGGGCGTGCCCCGCGACCGCGGTGCGGTCTATCGCGGACTGGTGCCCAACCGTCGCGGCGCCGAGCGCGCCGCACCGTGCGGGCTCGACGAGATCGTGGCCCTCGCGTGCACCGACGAGGCGGTCACCTGGATCAACCAGCGCAGCACGGTGGCCGACGTGCTGGCCGGCCTGCGGCCCATCGGTGAGGTCGCCCGGGCCGGCGGCGCCCGGTTCGTCGTCGGGATCGCCATGGCCTTCTTCGCACCCGGCACCGGGCGCGTTCCTGCCGAGGTCCGACGCCGGTGCGTCGACGCGGCCGTGGACGCCGGGGCCAGCGGTGTCTACCTGGCCTCCAGCGCCGGCATGGACGACCCCCGCGACGTTGCGGACGGCGTCGCCGAGGTGCGGCAGCGGCACCCCGACGTGGAGGTGGGCGTCCACCTGCACGCGCGCAACGGGATGGCGCTCGCCAACGCGCTCGCGGCGGCGCAGGCCGGCGTCACCTGGATCGAGGGTGCGTTCGGTGGGCTGGGGGGCGACCTGTGGGCGCCGGGCGACCCCGCGGTCCTGGGTAACGCGCCGCTCGAGGACCTGGTGCACCTCATGGACGGCCTCGGTGTCACGACCGGCATCGATCTCACGCGCTACCTCGAGGTCGTGGCCGAGGCCATGGAGCTCACCGGCGCAACCGCTCGCTCGGCCGTCGTCGCCGGCGGCACGCGCGACGAGCTCGCCGCCCACCGCTGGCCCGAGCACCTGCTCGCCGACGGCCCGGCACCGTCCGCAGTGACCCACCACCACCCCATGGCCACCGTGCAGGTCCCTGCCGCCGGCCCCACCAAGGAGGACACCCCATGCGCATGA
- a CDS encoding branched-chain amino acid ABC transporter permease — translation MSLDFLLNAAVMVGIYYLLASGLNLQYGVSGLLNLGVHGVFALGAYGYALLTQPPGSLTAFALGLPWPLAALVAVVLCAAASVLLVLPAAVVDSRSRNAYLLPILMLAVSETFVVVLSTRNGLAGGFAGLFGIPQPLADLTATMPPERAAAVYLGLVLAVGVVVTLAAGALVGSPFGRTAKAVRDDEVEVRALGRSPLRFQLVCAGIGGALMGAAGVLWAGYLTTLQPSGFTISETLIVLIAVIAGGRGSVVGCVLGSVLVFGVLDQATRFLPSAITTAVPGARQILLGVVLVLLLRYRPAGLWPERPRRFRRAWAAAPQRATAAAACADRQDGAGRAGHEDDGSRGWGETTPVPTKASGS, via the coding sequence GTGAGCCTGGACTTCCTGCTCAACGCCGCCGTGATGGTCGGGATCTACTACCTGCTCGCGTCCGGCCTCAACCTGCAGTACGGAGTCAGCGGGCTGCTCAACCTCGGCGTGCACGGCGTCTTCGCCCTGGGCGCATACGGCTACGCGCTGCTCACCCAGCCGCCTGGGTCGCTGACCGCATTCGCGCTCGGCCTTCCCTGGCCCCTCGCCGCGCTGGTCGCGGTCGTGCTGTGCGCCGCCGCGTCGGTGCTGCTGGTGCTGCCGGCGGCGGTGGTCGACTCACGCAGCCGCAACGCCTACCTGCTGCCGATCCTCATGCTCGCGGTGTCGGAGACGTTCGTCGTCGTGCTCTCGACCCGCAACGGCCTGGCCGGCGGCTTCGCCGGCCTGTTCGGCATCCCGCAGCCGCTCGCCGACCTCACCGCGACCATGCCGCCGGAGCGGGCGGCTGCCGTCTACCTCGGACTGGTGCTCGCGGTCGGCGTCGTCGTGACGCTCGCCGCCGGTGCCCTGGTCGGCTCGCCCTTCGGCCGGACGGCCAAGGCCGTGCGCGACGACGAGGTGGAGGTGCGCGCGCTCGGCCGTTCGCCCCTGCGCTTCCAGCTGGTCTGCGCCGGCATCGGCGGAGCGCTCATGGGGGCGGCCGGCGTGTTGTGGGCCGGGTACCTCACCACATTGCAACCGTCTGGCTTCACGATCAGCGAGACGCTCATCGTGCTCATCGCCGTCATCGCGGGCGGGCGCGGCAGCGTGGTGGGCTGCGTCCTCGGGTCGGTGCTCGTCTTCGGGGTGCTCGACCAGGCGACCCGGTTCCTGCCCTCCGCGATCACCACGGCGGTGCCAGGTGCCCGCCAGATCCTGCTCGGCGTCGTGCTCGTCCTGTTGCTGCGCTACCGGCCGGCCGGGCTGTGGCCGGAGCGTCCGCGACGTTTCCGCCGGGCCTGGGCCGCCGCGCCGCAGCGCGCCACGGCCGCAGCTGCCTGCGCCGACCGGCAAGATGGGGCGGGTCGAGCAGGTCACGAGGACGACGGGAGCCGCGGGTGGGGCGAGACAACGCCAGTGCCTACGAAGGCATCAGGGAGCTGA
- a CDS encoding ABC transporter ATP-binding protein — translation MRQLVRRRPAATSSSEVAAGPPAAGLVVQELHAGYSRRAAIVHGVSFEVQQGETLALLGPNGSGKSTLLKTVFGLTVLHSGRVSYDGRRVSGRAPYRLARLGLGMVPQQDAVFAGLSVRENLQVGAPSGSRADVAARVDEVLDVLPQLRPRLRTAAGALSGGEQRLVAVGRALMARPRMLLLDEPTAGLAPRTSREILDTVDVVRRTLGLGILLVEQNARAAMKVADRVLVLAAGQVAFTGSREEALADDELTSLYLGVAT, via the coding sequence GTGAGGCAGCTGGTCCGGCGGCGTCCGGCCGCTACCTCGAGCTCCGAGGTAGCGGCCGGGCCACCGGCGGCCGGGCTGGTCGTGCAGGAGCTGCATGCGGGGTACTCGCGGCGCGCGGCGATCGTCCACGGCGTCAGCTTCGAGGTGCAGCAGGGTGAGACGCTCGCCCTGCTGGGCCCCAACGGCTCCGGCAAGTCCACATTGCTCAAGACGGTCTTCGGGCTGACCGTGCTGCACTCGGGACGGGTGTCCTACGACGGGCGGCGCGTCTCCGGTCGAGCCCCCTACCGCCTGGCGCGGCTGGGCCTGGGCATGGTGCCGCAGCAGGACGCCGTCTTCGCCGGCCTGTCGGTGCGCGAGAACCTCCAGGTCGGCGCACCCAGCGGATCACGGGCCGACGTGGCCGCGCGGGTCGATGAGGTGCTGGACGTCCTGCCCCAGCTGCGTCCGCGCTTGCGCACCGCCGCCGGCGCGCTCTCCGGCGGTGAGCAACGGCTCGTCGCGGTCGGACGCGCCCTCATGGCCCGCCCCCGCATGCTGCTGCTCGACGAGCCGACGGCGGGGCTGGCCCCCCGCACCAGCAGGGAGATCCTCGACACCGTCGACGTGGTCCGGCGCACCCTCGGGCTCGGCATCCTGCTCGTCGAGCAGAACGCCCGCGCCGCGATGAAGGTGGCCGACCGCGTCCTGGTGCTGGCGGCCGGCCAGGTCGCGTTCACCGGAAGCCGCGAGGAGGCGCTCGCCGACGACGAGCTCACCTCGCTCTACCTCGGAGTCGCCACATGA